One genomic segment of Hevea brasiliensis isolate MT/VB/25A 57/8 chromosome 3, ASM3005281v1, whole genome shotgun sequence includes these proteins:
- the LOC110653733 gene encoding uncharacterized protein LOC110653733, which translates to MVDSRAQSIKDAFFALKEQSTQPQEGCSDPPIVDEVALYYQVVGGGEKKNRVYGIGSQASIFYPSSSHGSSSTASYCAQSEAMEEEIQQLHQTIATLKDSLVAMEERDRQSELMLEERYRQREQTLEERMQQMMQNMMAQMMQGTQFTAPTPHATHQDDGREADSVDE; encoded by the exons ATGGTTGATTCACGAGCGCAATCAATTAAG GATGCATTTTTTGCGCTTAAGGAGCAGTCAACTCAACCACAAGAGGGGTGCAGTGACCCTCCTATTGTAGATGAGGTCGCACTATATTATCAAGTTGTGGGGGGGGGGGAGAAGAAGAACAGGGTTTATGGCATTGGATCTCAAGCATCAATTTTTTACCCTAGCTCATCACATGGATCATCTTCTACTGCATCCTATTGTGCTCAGTCAGAGGCAATGGAGGAAGAGATTCAACAATTGCATCAGACTATTGCAACGCTCAAGGATAGTTTGGttgcaatggaggagagagatCGACAAAGCGAGTTGATGCTAGAGGAGAGATATAGACAACGTGAGCAGACACTGGAGGAGCGCATGCAACAAATGATGCAAAACATGATGGCACAAATGATGCAGGGTACGCAGTTTACAGCCCCAACTCCACATGCGACTCATCAAGATGATGGTAGAGAGGCTGATAGTGTTGATGAGTGA